The Mycobacterium seoulense genomic interval TCACCTGGTATCGACAATCGGATTGACCCGCCCGGGAAACGGCGGGCATACCCTGGGGTGGTGCTCACCGAACTGGTCGACCTACCGGGCGGATCGTTCCGGATGGGATCGACCAGCTTTTATCCCGAAGAGGCGCCGATCCACACCGTGACGCTTCCCGCCTTCGCGGTGGAGCGGCACCCGGTGACCAACGCGCAGTTCGCCGAATTCGTTTCCGTCACAGGCTATGTGACGGTTGCCGAGCAGCCGGTCGACCCGGCGCTGTACCCGGGGGCGGATCCGGCGGACCTGTGTCCCGGGGCCATGGTCTTCCGCCCCACGCCCGGACCGGTCGACCTGCGCGACTGGCGGCAGTGGTGGCACTGGGTGCCGGGCGCCAGTTGGCGGCGCCCGTTCGGGCCCGGCAGTGACCTCGCCGACCGGGCCGATCACCCGGTCGTTCAAGTGGCCTATCCCGACGCCGCCGCATACGCGCGCTGGGCCGGCCGGCGGCTGCCGACCGAGGCCGAGTGGGAGTATGCGGCCCGGGGTGGAAGTGCCGCGACGTACCCATGGGGCGACGAGCCGAACCCCGGCGGGCGGTTGATGGCCAACACGTGGCAGGGCCGCTTCCCGTACCGCAACGACGGCGCGCTGGGCTGGGTGGGCACATCGCCGGTGGGGACGTTTCCCCCCAACGGGTTCGGCCTGCTGGACATGATCGGCAACGTCTGGGAGTGGACCGCCACGAGGTTCTCCGCGCACCACCGCCTCGATGAGCCGCCGAAAGCCTGTTGCGCCCCAACGGGGCCGGCGGATCCGGCGGTGAGCCAGACGCTCAAGGGCGGCTCGCACCTGTGCGCGCCGGAATACTGTCACCGGTACCGCGCGGCCGCGCGGTCACCCCAGTCGCAGGACACGGCTACCACCCACATCGGGTTCCGCTGTGTCGCGCAGCAAACGGCGTCCGATCGTCGGGGCACCACCCAAAGCTGACGGGGCCAACGGGTTACGGCGGTATGGACGGCGAATGACGGGGGATTCGTCGGCGCGCACGGTCCGCGCGAGTTCGCTAGCATCTGACCGCGTGTGGCCGTCGACGCGCCCCAAATCGCCACTGGGCTGGCAATGACCGCCGAGGCGCCCGCGGCGCTGGCCCCGCCGCCCCCATCGGACGTGCCGCCGTCGCCCGCACAGTCGTCCGGCAAACACAAGCGGAACCGGCCGCGGATGGTGATCGGGGTGGCCGTTCTGGCGGTCGTCATCACCGCCTACGTGCTGTCCCTCTTCGGCGTCCACTGGCTCGAAAGGTCCGAGGGACCACTCCCGCCGCTGGATCTCAGCCAGGGTGGGGGCGACGCGACCATCGTGCAGTTGCAGGTCGAGGAATTGAAGCCGGTTGCCAAGCACCTCGCGGTGAATGTGCTTGTCTATCCCGGGATTTCGGCGTACGACAACCGATTCGACGTGCTGGGTACCGACGTCGCCGTGCGCCTGTACCCGACGAGCGACCTGGGGGACCTGCACTACCCGAAGGGCAGGGCGCCGGCGCAACTCAGTACCACCGTCGAGGCGCACGGCGATCCGGGTAACTGGCCGTTCGACTCCTATCGGACCGAGCCGATTTCCGCCGACGCGTTCGTCGGGTCGGGCGACAACCTGAAGAAGGTGCCCGCGCGGGTCGAGGTGACGGGGGAATTGGACGGGTGGGACATCACGGTCAACCGCGTCCACGACCCCGCGGCGCTGCCGACGCAGCGCGGCACCGACAACGGGAACGTGGTCATCACCCTGAAGCGGGCCAAGGGACCGCTGATCTTCGACCTGGGCATCTGCCTGGTCCTGATCAGCCTGCCCACGTTGGCGCTGCTGGTAGCCATTCCGATGGCGCTGGGCAGAAGGAAGTTTCTCCCGCCGTTCGCGACGTGGTACGCCGCGAACCTGTTCGCCATCGTCCCGCTGCGCAACATCCTCCCCGGCGCTCCGCCGCCCGGATCGTGGATCGACCAAGCCATCGTGCAGTGGGTGTTGATCGCGCTCGTGACGGCGATGAGCTTGTACATCTTCGCCTGGATCCGGCAGGGGGACTAGCGCGTCGATCTTTGTCGGACCGTGGTGGCAGAATCGAACCTATGTTCGATTCGAGGGTGTCGTCGGCGGGGGTGATCGCGGCGTTCGATGAGCTCTTTGAGCGGCGGTATCCGTCGAAGACGGGGGAGTCGGCGGGGCTGCGGAGCGGATCGGCTGTTTTGCGCGGGTGGAGAATCGGGCGGTGGCCGCGCAGTTGGCGGCGATCGGGGAGTTGTTTGCCTATCGGCTCTCGCGGTGTGGCGAGTGTGAGGATTGGGCTATCGATACCGAGGCGGCGGTGGCCGCTGAGGTGGCCGCGAGTTGCGGATCGGTCAGGGCCTGGCGGCCAGCCGGGTGCGTTATGCCCGGGCGCTGCGTGAGCGGTTGCCGCGGGTGGCCGAGGTGTTCGCCGCCGGGGACATCGATTTTCGGATGGTGGCGACGCTGGTGTTTCGCACCGATTTGATCACCGACCCCGAGGTGGTGGCGGCCGTGGATGCGCGGTTGGCCGCGCAGGTGGGGCGTTGGCCGTCACTGACCCCGGCCCGGCTGGCTGCCCGGGTGGACAAGGTGGTGGCGGGCGCCGACGCCGATGCGGTGCGCCGGCGTCGGGACCGCGCGGCGGGGCGCGAGGTGTGGATCGGTGAGATGGGTGAGGGGTTGGCGCGCATCGAGGGCGTGGTGTGCAGCCCCGATGCGGCCGCCCTGGACAACCGGCTGGATGTGTTGGCGGGGACGGTGTGTGCCCACGATCCGCGTAGCCGCGTGTAGCGCCGCGCCGATGCCCTGGGCGCGCTGGCCGCCGGGGCCGACCGGCTGGCATGCCGGTGCGGACGGGCGGACTGCGCCGCCGGCGCCCGGCCCGCGGCCGCTCCGGTGGTGATCCATGTCATCGCCGAACAGGCCACGCTCGAGGGCGGCGGCGGCGCCCCGGGCTGCCAGCTGGGCGCTGAGGGGTTGATCCCCCCCGAGTTGCTCGCCGAGTTGGCCGGCGCGGCCACGCTGGTGCCGCTGATCCACCCCGGCGACGCCCCACCCGAGCCCGGGTATGTGCCCTCTGCGGCGTTGGCCGATTTCGTGCGGTGCCGCGATCTGACCTGCCGCTGGCCGGGCTGTGATCACCCGGCGCTGACCTGCGACCTCGACCACACCATCCCCTCTGCCCTGGGTGGGCCCACCCACGCGGGCAACCTCAAATGCTTGTGCCGCACCCACCACTTGCTGAAGAGATTTTGGGGCCGGCGGGACAAGCAACTGCAGGATGGCGGCACTCCAGTTACTCGTCTAGTGCAGGTCGAACTGTCGTAGCGTTCTTGGTGCGACCAAATACCCCCGGAAGGGACATTCGCTATGCCGAAAATTACTGCCCGCTCGATCGTGGCGCTCACCGCAGCAGCGGCCGCCCTCATTGCGCATGCTGCGGTCGCCAACGCCGATCCGGCGGACAACCCGCCGATGCAGACATCTCGCGGCGACTACGTCGGAGACTGGCAGAGACACCTAAGCACGATGACGATCGCGCCCGACGGCACCGGGACGATGCTGCTCGGGTCCAGCGCCCGCGACGGCGAGAGGTGGACGATGCGCTGGACGCAGGGCGACGGCGTGGGTCTTGCGATCAGGTTGGAGCAGCGCATCGGTGCCTGGGGCGACGGACTGGACGGCGACATCAACGAGCAGACCGCGTGGAAGGCCGAGCTCGTCGTGGCCCCAGACGGTGTCACCGTCCTCCACTTAGCCCACAACGATGCCGAACTCACCGATGCGCACGCAGGTGACATCTGGTGCTCACAGAAGTATGGCTACAGCCGCTTCTGTGGCGCCTGACGAGCGTCGCCGGCCAGCTCGGATGAGGACGCCACGTGCGTGGCGTCAGCCAACCTTCGTCCGAGGTCGAATAAATGCTTGATTTGCCCGGCAACACGAGCGGCAAAGGCGACCGGCTGAAACGTAATTTAGCCAGTCGCAGCCATCATCTGGTGAAAACCTTCTGGGGCTGGCAGGACAAACAGCTGCCCGACGGCACCCTGATCTGGACCTCCCCGGCCGGGCACACCTATGTCACCACCCCGGGCAGCGCGCTGCTGTTCCCCAGCCTGAGCCGGGCCGTGGGCGGCATGGCGGCCCCCGAAGCCGACCCCCCGCAGGACTTCTGCGCCGGGCGCACCGCGATGATGCCGCGCCGGCGCCGCACCCGCGCCCAGGACCGCGCCACCCGCACCGCCACCGAACGCCGACACAACCGCCAGGCCCGCCAAGCCGCCCCGGTCACCACCGCCGACCCCGACCACGACCCCCCGCCCTTCTGACGGCCGGTCATCGTCGGTCACCGCCCACGAAGCCCTGACCTGGGCCACGGTCGATAAATGCGCCCGATTATCAGCGCTTCGACCCGCTATGGAGGTACGATCCGTGTGTCCAATTCTGGAGAACATGATCGTGAGATGCGTCGCTAAAGCTGTTGCGTTACTCACCGTTTGCGTTCCGATCGCCGGGGCGCCGGGATTCGCGTTGGCCGACACGGTTGACCCCGGCCACCTGGCTTCGGTGGAGAGCTGGCCGGACAACGCGTGCGGCGGGTTCTTCTCCTGGCATGTGATCAACGGCTCCAAAGAAGCCCCGATCCGCGCGACCGTGGCGGTTCAACGCACAAAAGGTGCTGAGCAGTTCAACGATCAATACGTCTACAAGCTCGCACCTGGCGAGTCGAGCTTTGTCTCGTGCAGACGAATAAGCGCTACGGACGGGCCCCCTCCTTACGACATCACCGCCTGGCTGGTGGGTGCAGACAAAGCCTAGGAATCAATCGGGTCCTTCTCCCGAAGACCCACCGCCGTCCTAGGTGCAAGATTGCACAATGCCCGCTCCGCTGCCCCCGTTGGCGGCCGAAGACCACGTCTGCGCTGCCTGTGGTGTGAGTTACCCGGACACCCGGGTCGAGGACGCCATCGCCGTCATCGCCGGCCTGCCGGACGCGGTTCGGGACGTGGTCTCCGCGATCTCGCCTGACGCGCGGCGGGCACGGCCCAGCCCGGAAGTGTGGTCGGTCGCCGAATACCTCTGCCACCTGCGCGACGTCTACGTGAGCTTCACCATCCGGCTGCACCGCGTCCGCACCGAGCAGCAGCCCGCCTGGGAGCCGATGCTCAACGATCTGCGGGCCCGCCGCTTCCGCTACAACGACTGCGACATCGATGCGACCCTCGACGAGCTGGCGGCCGCCGCCGGCGGGTTCCGCGACGAGGTCGCGCGCATCCAAGACGAGGGCTGGGACCGCACCGGCAGCAGGTTGCCGGGCGAGCAGCGCACCGCCCGCTGGCTCGTGCGCCAGGCCATGCACGAAGGTGTGCACCATCTCGGCGATATCCGGACCATCGGGGAAACGGCTCCTTGAACCGGCCTGGGCCGCGAATTTGGCTCTGAGCTGGTCGTCCCCTAGACTCTAGGGGTTGCCTTGGGCAGACCTCGGCCGGTGCGAATCGGCCCCGCGTGCCCTTCGGCGACAAAGACCGCGCATGTCAGGTTTTTCGGTGGGCTGTGGCTTGCCTCCTGCCGTGCACACGCAACCAGGTCAGGAGATCGAGTGATTCAGCAGGAATCGCGGCTGAAGGTCGCCGACAACACCGGCGCCAAGGAGATCTTGTGCATCCGGGTGCTCGGCGGTTCGTCGCGACGCTACGCCGGCATCGGAGACGTCATCGTCGCCACCGTCAAGGACGCCATTCCCGGCGGCAACGTCAAGCGTGGGGATGTCGTCAAGGCCGTCGTGGTACGCACGGTCAAGGAGCGCCGCCGCCCGGACGGCAGCTACATCAAGTTCGACGAGAATGCCGCGGTGATCATCAAGCCCGACAACGACCCGCGTGGCACGCGCATTTTCGGGCCGGTCGGCCGCGAACTGCGTGAGAAGCGGTTCATGAAGATCATCTCGCTTGCCCCGGAGGTGTTGTAGATGAAGGTCCGCAAAGGCGACACCGTCTTGGTCATCGCGGGCAAGGACAAAGGCGCCAAAGGCAAGGTGCTGCAGGCCTACCCGGAGCGCAATCGGGTCCTGGTCGAGGGCGTCAACCGGATCAAGAAGCACACCGCGATCTCGAGCAACCAGCGCGGGGCCCAGTCGGGCGGAATCGTCACCCAGGAAGCCCCGATCCACGTCTCCAACGTGATGGTGGTCGACTCCGACGGCAAGCCCGCTCGCGTCGGTTACCGGGTCGACGAGGAGACCGGCAAGCGGGTCCGCATCTCCAAGCGCAATGGCAAGGACATCTGATGAGCACTGCAGAAAAGGTGCAGCCGCGCCTGAAAGAGCGCTACCGCAACGAGATTCGTGATTCGTTGCTGCAGCAGTTCGGCTACGGGAACGTCATGCAGATCCCGACCGTGACGAAGGTCGTCGTCAACATGGGCGTCGGCGACGCGGCGCGGGACGCGAAGCTGATCAACGGCGCGGTCAACGACCTGGCGCTGATCACCGGGCAGCGGCCCGAGATCCGCCGGGCGCGCAAGTCCATCGCCCAGTTCAAGCTGCGCGAGGGCATGCCGATCGGCGCCCGGGTCACCCTGCGTGGGGACCGGATGTGGGAGTTCCTGGACCGTCTCACCTCGATCGCGCTGCCGCGTATCCGCGACTTCCGCGGGCTGTCGCCCAAGCAGTTCGACGGTGTCGGCAACTACACGTTCGGGCTGGCCGAGCAGTCGGTGTTCCACGAGATCGACGTGGACAAGATCGACCGGGTCCGCGGCATGGACATCAACGTCGTCACCTCGGCGACGAACGACGACGAAGGACGAGCGCTGTTGCGGGCCCTCGGCTTTCCCTTCAAGGAGAACTGAGCAGATGGCGAAGAAGGCACTGGTCAACAAGGCCGCACGCAAGCCGAAGTTCGCGGTGCGCGGCTACACGCGCTGCAACAGGTGCGGCCGCCCGCGCGCGGTCTTCCGCAAATTCGGGCTGTGCAGGATCTGCCTGCGCGAGATGGCGCACGCGGGCGAACTGCCCGGCGTGCAAAAGAGCAGTTGGTAACAAGCCCCAAACAGTTGCGCGGTAGGCCCGGGACGGGAACCGCCGCGAGGAAGGTGACACGCCTGTCATGACTATGACGGACCCGATCGCAGACTTCTTGACACGTCTGCGCAACGCCAATTCGGCGTATCACGACGAGGTGACGTTGCCACACTCGAAGATCAAGGCCAACATCGCCCAGATCCTCAAGGCCGAGGGCTACATCACCGACTACCGGACGGAAGACGCCCGGGTCGGCAAGTCGCTCGTCGTCCAACTCAAGTACGGCCCCAGCCGGGAGCGCAGCATCGCCGGATTGCGGCGAGTGTCCAAGCCCGGTCTGCGGGTGTATGCGAAATCCACCAACCTGCCGCGCGTGCTCGGCGGCCTGGGCGTGGCGATCATCTCGACCTCCTCGGGCCTGCTGACCGATCGTCAGGCAGCCAGACAGGGCGTGGGCGGCGAAGTCCTCGCGTACGTGTGGTAGCGGGAGAGGCAGCAATAGATTATGTCGCGCATTGGTAAGCAGCCGGTTCCGGTTCCCTCCGGAGTCGACGTAATGATCGAGGGCCAGAACGTCTCGGTGAAGGGCCCCAAGGGCAGCCTGAATCTGACCGTCGCCGAACCGATTACGGTGGCGCGCAACGAAGATGGCGCGATCGTGGTCACCCGTCCCAACGACGAGCGGCGCAACCGGTCGCTGCACGGGCTGTCGCGCACCCTGGTGTCCAACCTGGTCACCGGTGTGACCGAGGGTTACACCACCAAGATGGAGATCTTCGGGGTCGGTTACCGCGTGCAGCTCAAGGGCGCCAACCTCGAGTTCGCGCTGGGCTACAGCCACCCGGTGGTCATCGAGGCGCCCGAGGGCATCACGTTCGCGGTGCAGTCACCGACGAAGTTCTCGATCTCCGGGATCGACAAGCAGAAGGTCGGCCAGATCTCGGCGAACATCCGCCGCCTGCGCCGTCCCGACCCGTACAAGGGCAAGGGCGTGCGCTACGAGGGTGAGCAGATCCGCCGCAAGGTCGGAAAGACAGGTAAGTAGCCATGGCGCAAAAACAAGCTGACACCGCCGCGCGGAAGCCGGTGGGGCAGAGCGTATCCGCGACTCGTCGGGTCTCCCGGCTGCGCCGGCATGCGCGGCTGCGCAAGAAGATCACGGGCACCCCGGAGCGTCCGCGGCTCGTCGTCAACCGGTCCGCACGGCACATCCACGTGCAGCTGGTCAACGACGAGAACGGCACCACGGTGGCCGCCGCGTCCTCCATCGAGGACGACGTGCGCGGCCTGCAGGGCGACAAGAAGGCCCGCAGCGTGCGGGTCGGCCAGTTGATCGCCGAGCGCGCCAAGGCCGCCGGTATCGACACCGCGGTGTTCGACCGCGGCGGGTACACCTACGGCGGACGGATCGCGGCGCTGGCCGATGCCGCACGCGAGAACGGATTGAGTTTCTAGATGATCGAGACCTCGAACAAGCCTGGAAGGACCGCATAATGGCGGAACAGTCGGCCGGCGGGCAAGGCCCAGACAGCCGTGACTCGCGCGGTGACCGCGACAGCCGCGGTCGGCGCGACGGTGACCGCGGCCGTGGCCGCGATCGCGACGGCGACAAGAGCAACTACCTCGAGCGGGTCGTCGCCATCAACCGCGTCTCCAAGGTGGTCAAGGGCGGTAGGCGCTTCAGCTTCACCGCGTTGGTCATCGTGGGCGACGGCAATGGAATGGTCGGCGTCGGCTACGGCAAGGCCAAGGAAGTTCCGGCCGCCATCGCCAAGGGCGTGGAGGAGGCGCGCAAGGGCTTCTTCCGGGTCCCGCTGATCGGCGGCACCATCACGCACCCGGTGCAGGGTGAAGCGGCCGCGGGCGTGGTGCTGCTGCGCCCGGCCAGCCCCGGTACCGGTGTGATCGCCGGCGGTGCGGCGCGTGCCGTGCTGGAATGCGCCGGTGTGCGCGACATCCTGGCCAAGTCATTGGGCAGCGACAACGCGATCAACGTGGTGCATGCCACGGTCACCGCGCTCAAGCTGCTGCAGCGTCCCGAGGAGGTGGCCGCCCGGCGCGGACTGCCCATCGAGGACGTCGCCCCGGCCGGAATGCTGAGGGCCCGGCGGGAAAGTGAAGCGCTGGCCGCAAGCGCCGCGCGAGAGGGAACGGCACCGCAATGAGCGAACTGAAGATCACCCAGGTGCGCAGCACCATCGGGGCCCGCTGGAAGCAGCGGGAGAGCCTGCGCACCCTGGGCCTGCGACGGATCCGCCACTCGGTGATCCGTGAGGACACCCCGCAGACCCGCGGCCTGATCGCGGTGGTCAACCACCTCGTCGTGGTGGAGCCGGCCGAGGCGACAGCCGCCGGAGGGAAGAAGAAATGACGATCAAGCTGCACGACCTGAAGCCCGCGCCCGGGTCGAAGACCGCGCGGACCCGAGTCGGTCGCGGTGAGGGCTCCAAGGGCAAGACCGCCGGCCGCGGCACCAAGGGCACCAAGGCCCGCAAGAACGTGCCGGCCACCTTCGAGGGTGGGCAGATGCCGATCCACATGCGGCTGCCCAAGCTCAAGGGCTTCCGCAACCGGTTCCGCACCGAGTACGAGATCGTCAACGTCGGCGACATCAACCGGCTGTTCCCGCAGGGCGGCTCCATCGGCGTGGACGAGTTGGTCGCCAAGGGCGCGGTCCGCAAGAACGCGTTGGTCAAGGTTCTCGGCGACGGCAAGCTGACCGTCAAGGTCGACCTGACGGCGCACAAGTTCAGCGGCAGCGCCCGCGAGAAGATCACCGCCGCGGGCGGCTCGGCCACCGAGCTCTGATCAGCCCAACCGCGGAATCACTTCCGCGGCAAGGCGTTCCATCTGCTCGCGGTTCTCTTCGACGTCGACGCCGACCGGGTTGAGCAACAGGTACTCCGCGCCGGCGTCGATCACCTGTTGCAGCCCGCGCGCGACGTCGTCGGGCGTGCCCGAGACCGGTACATCGTCGACGCCCGGCATCTTGCCGTAGATCCGCCGCAGCCCGGCGAGCACCCGCTCCCGGGCCCGCGCCGCATCGTCGTCCACCATGAGGTAGACGCGCTTGCCGATGGTGAAATGCGCCGGGTCCCTTTGCTGTTCGTCGAGTTCACGGCGCACCACGGCGACGGCTCCGGCGAAGGCCTCGGTGGTCGACGACCCCGCGCCCAGGAACGAGTCGCCGTGGCGCACCGCGCGGGCCAGGGCCTTGGGGGCCAGGCCGCCGAACCAGATGGGCGGATGCGGACGCTGCACCGGCTTGGGCGCGATCGGCAGGTCGTCGACGTCGCGGAACCGGCCGTGGAAGGTGATCCGGGGTTCGTCGGACCAGGCGGCCTTCATCAACTCAAGACCCTCGGTGAAATACGAGATGTACGTTTCCTTTTCGACGCCGAACGCCGCGAATTTGCGGAAGCCGCCGCCGGTCCCGACGCCGACGTCCAGCCGGCCGTGGCTGAGCCGGTCGACCGCCGTGACGGACGACGCCAGCTGCAGCGGATCGTGCAGTGAGGTCACCAGTACGGCGACCCCCAGGCGCAGGCGTTCGGTGCAGGCCGCGCAGTAGGCCAGCAGCTCCAGCGGCGCCAGCAGCGGCGCGTCGCCGATGATCTGCTCGAGCACCCAGCCGCCCTCGAAGCCGAGCTCCTCGGCGCGGATCAGGTAGCCGCGCAGGCCGTCGGCGTCGAACCCGTCGTAGTCGAATTGGGGGATGGCGATCGAAAACCTCACCCCACCACCGTACGGCGGCGGTGTCGGTACGCTGCAGACATGTTCGCCTTTCTGCCCTCGATTCCCGGGGTCGACGACGTCCGCGCGCTCGCCGACCGGGTCGACACCGCCCGCCACCACGGCGTCCCCAACGGCTGCGTGCTCGAGCTCGACCTGCGTACGGCACCGCCGGAGTCGGCGGGGTTCGACCCACTGGCGATTTTCACCGGCGGGAGGCCGATGGCGCTGCGCGACGCGGTCGCCGCCATCCACCGCGCGGCCGAGGACCCGCGGGTCGCCGGCCTGATCGCCCGGGTGCAACTAACCGCCTCAC includes:
- a CDS encoding formylglycine-generating enzyme family protein, producing the protein MLTELVDLPGGSFRMGSTSFYPEEAPIHTVTLPAFAVERHPVTNAQFAEFVSVTGYVTVAEQPVDPALYPGADPADLCPGAMVFRPTPGPVDLRDWRQWWHWVPGASWRRPFGPGSDLADRADHPVVQVAYPDAAAYARWAGRRLPTEAEWEYAARGGSAATYPWGDEPNPGGRLMANTWQGRFPYRNDGALGWVGTSPVGTFPPNGFGLLDMIGNVWEWTATRFSAHHRLDEPPKACCAPTGPADPAVSQTLKGGSHLCAPEYCHRYRAAARSPQSQDTATTHIGFRCVAQQTASDRRGTTQS
- a CDS encoding DUF4436 domain-containing protein → MTAEAPAALAPPPPSDVPPSPAQSSGKHKRNRPRMVIGVAVLAVVITAYVLSLFGVHWLERSEGPLPPLDLSQGGGDATIVQLQVEELKPVAKHLAVNVLVYPGISAYDNRFDVLGTDVAVRLYPTSDLGDLHYPKGRAPAQLSTTVEAHGDPGNWPFDSYRTEPISADAFVGSGDNLKKVPARVEVTGELDGWDITVNRVHDPAALPTQRGTDNGNVVITLKRAKGPLIFDLGICLVLISLPTLALLVAIPMALGRRKFLPPFATWYAANLFAIVPLRNILPGAPPPGSWIDQAIVQWVLIALVTAMSLYIFAWIRQGD
- a CDS encoding DinB family protein, yielding MPAPLPPLAAEDHVCAACGVSYPDTRVEDAIAVIAGLPDAVRDVVSAISPDARRARPSPEVWSVAEYLCHLRDVYVSFTIRLHRVRTEQQPAWEPMLNDLRARRFRYNDCDIDATLDELAAAAGGFRDEVARIQDEGWDRTGSRLPGEQRTARWLVRQAMHEGVHHLGDIRTIGETAP
- the rplN gene encoding 50S ribosomal protein L14, with the translated sequence MIQQESRLKVADNTGAKEILCIRVLGGSSRRYAGIGDVIVATVKDAIPGGNVKRGDVVKAVVVRTVKERRRPDGSYIKFDENAAVIIKPDNDPRGTRIFGPVGRELREKRFMKIISLAPEVL
- the rplX gene encoding 50S ribosomal protein L24; the encoded protein is MKVRKGDTVLVIAGKDKGAKGKVLQAYPERNRVLVEGVNRIKKHTAISSNQRGAQSGGIVTQEAPIHVSNVMVVDSDGKPARVGYRVDEETGKRVRISKRNGKDI
- the rplE gene encoding 50S ribosomal protein L5, encoding MSTAEKVQPRLKERYRNEIRDSLLQQFGYGNVMQIPTVTKVVVNMGVGDAARDAKLINGAVNDLALITGQRPEIRRARKSIAQFKLREGMPIGARVTLRGDRMWEFLDRLTSIALPRIRDFRGLSPKQFDGVGNYTFGLAEQSVFHEIDVDKIDRVRGMDINVVTSATNDDEGRALLRALGFPFKEN
- a CDS encoding type Z 30S ribosomal protein S14, which gives rise to MAKKALVNKAARKPKFAVRGYTRCNRCGRPRAVFRKFGLCRICLREMAHAGELPGVQKSSW
- the rpsH gene encoding 30S ribosomal protein S8; the protein is MTMTDPIADFLTRLRNANSAYHDEVTLPHSKIKANIAQILKAEGYITDYRTEDARVGKSLVVQLKYGPSRERSIAGLRRVSKPGLRVYAKSTNLPRVLGGLGVAIISTSSGLLTDRQAARQGVGGEVLAYVW
- the rplF gene encoding 50S ribosomal protein L6, with amino-acid sequence MSRIGKQPVPVPSGVDVMIEGQNVSVKGPKGSLNLTVAEPITVARNEDGAIVVTRPNDERRNRSLHGLSRTLVSNLVTGVTEGYTTKMEIFGVGYRVQLKGANLEFALGYSHPVVIEAPEGITFAVQSPTKFSISGIDKQKVGQISANIRRLRRPDPYKGKGVRYEGEQIRRKVGKTGK
- the rplR gene encoding 50S ribosomal protein L18 — encoded protein: MGQSVSATRRVSRLRRHARLRKKITGTPERPRLVVNRSARHIHVQLVNDENGTTVAAASSIEDDVRGLQGDKKARSVRVGQLIAERAKAAGIDTAVFDRGGYTYGGRIAALADAARENGLSF
- the rpsE gene encoding 30S ribosomal protein S5: MAEQSAGGQGPDSRDSRGDRDSRGRRDGDRGRGRDRDGDKSNYLERVVAINRVSKVVKGGRRFSFTALVIVGDGNGMVGVGYGKAKEVPAAIAKGVEEARKGFFRVPLIGGTITHPVQGEAAAGVVLLRPASPGTGVIAGGAARAVLECAGVRDILAKSLGSDNAINVVHATVTALKLLQRPEEVAARRGLPIEDVAPAGMLRARRESEALAASAAREGTAPQ
- the rpmD gene encoding 50S ribosomal protein L30 — encoded protein: MSELKITQVRSTIGARWKQRESLRTLGLRRIRHSVIREDTPQTRGLIAVVNHLVVVEPAEATAAGGKKK
- the rplO gene encoding 50S ribosomal protein L15; this encodes MTIKLHDLKPAPGSKTARTRVGRGEGSKGKTAGRGTKGTKARKNVPATFEGGQMPIHMRLPKLKGFRNRFRTEYEIVNVGDINRLFPQGGSIGVDELVAKGAVRKNALVKVLGDGKLTVKVDLTAHKFSGSAREKITAAGGSATEL
- a CDS encoding LLM class flavin-dependent oxidoreductase produces the protein MRFSIAIPQFDYDGFDADGLRGYLIRAEELGFEGGWVLEQIIGDAPLLAPLELLAYCAACTERLRLGVAVLVTSLHDPLQLASSVTAVDRLSHGRLDVGVGTGGGFRKFAAFGVEKETYISYFTEGLELMKAAWSDEPRITFHGRFRDVDDLPIAPKPVQRPHPPIWFGGLAPKALARAVRHGDSFLGAGSSTTEAFAGAVAVVRRELDEQQRDPAHFTIGKRVYLMVDDDAARARERVLAGLRRIYGKMPGVDDVPVSGTPDDVARGLQQVIDAGAEYLLLNPVGVDVEENREQMERLAAEVIPRLG